The proteins below come from a single Saimiri boliviensis isolate mSaiBol1 chromosome 16, mSaiBol1.pri, whole genome shotgun sequence genomic window:
- the SLITRK6 gene encoding SLIT and NTRK-like protein 6, giving the protein MKMWIHLFYSSLLACISSQSQTPVFSARGSCDSLCNCEEKDGTMIINCEEKGIKKVSEISVPPSRPFQLNLLNNGLTMLHTNDFSGLTNAISIHLGFNNIAHIEIGAFNGLGLLKQLHINHNSLEILKEDTFHGLENLEFLQADNNFITVIEPSAFSKLNRLKVLILNDNAIESLPPNIFRFVPLTHLDLRGNQLQTLPYVGFLEHIGRILDLQLEDNKWACNCDLLQLKTWLENMPPQSIIGDIVCHSPPFFKGSILSRLKKESICPTPPVYEEHEDPSGSLHLAATSSINDSRMATKTTSILKPPTKAPGLIPYITKPSTQLPGTYCPIPCNCKVLSPSGLLIHCQERNIESLSDLRPPPQNPRKLILAGNIIHTLMKSDLVEYFTLEMLHLGNNRIEVLEEGSFMNLTRLQKLYLNGNHLTKLSKGMFLGLHNLEYLYLEYNAIKEILPGTFHPMPKLKVLYLNNNLLQVLPPHIFSGVPLTKVNLKTNQFTHLPVSNILDDLDLLTQIDLEDNPWDCSCDLVGLQQWIQKLGKNTVTDDILCTSPGHLDKKELKALNSELLCPGLVNNPSMPTQTSYIIVTTPATTNTADTILRSLTDAVPLSVLILGLLIVFITIVFCAAGIVVLVLHRRRRYKKKQVDEQTRDNSPVHLQYSMYGHKTTHHTTERPSASLYEQHMVSPMVHVYRSPSFGAKHLDEEEERNEKERSDAKHLQRSLLERENHSPLTGSNMKYKTTNQSTEFLSFQDASSLYRNILEKERELQQLGITEYLRKNIAQLQPDMEAHYPGAQEELKLMETLMYSRPRKVLVEQTKNEYFELKANLHAEPDYLEVLEQQT; this is encoded by the coding sequence ATGAAGATGTGGattcatcttttttattcatcTCTCCTTGCCTGTATATCTTCACAGTCTCAAACTCCAGTGTTCTCAGCCAGAGGCTCTTGTGATTCTCTTTGCAATTGCGAGGAAAAAGATGGCACAATGATAATAAATTGTGAAGAAAAGGGTATCAAGAAGGTATCTGAAATAAGTGTGCCACCATCACGACCTTTCCAACTAAACTTATTAAATAATGGCTTGACAATGCTTCACACAAATGACTTTTCTGGGCTTACAAATGCTATTTCAATACACCTTGGATTTAACAATATTGCACATATTGAGATAGGTGCATTTAATGGCCTTGGCCTCCTTAAGCAACTTCATATCAATCACAATTCTTTAGAAATTCTTAAAGAGGATACTTTCCATGGACTGGAAAACCTGGAATTCCTGCAAGCAGATAACAATTTTATCACAGTGATTGAACCAAGTGCCTTTAGCAAGCTCAACAGACTCAAAGTGTTAATTTTAAATGACAATGCTATTGAGAGTCTTCCTCCAAACATATTCCGATTTGTTCCTTTAACTCATCTAGATCTTCGTGGAAATCAGTTACAAACATTGCCTTATGTTGGTTTTCTAGAACACATTGGCCGAATACTGGATCTTCAGTTGGAGGACAATAAATGGGCCTGCAACTGTGACTTATTGCAGTTAAAAACTTGGTTGGAGAACATGCCTCCACAGTCTATAATTGGTGATATTGTGTGCCATAGCCctccattttttaaaggaagtataCTCAGTAGACTAAAAAAGGAATCTATTTGCCCCACTCCACCAGTATATGAAGAACATGAGGATCCTTCCGGATCATTACATCTTGCAGCAACatcttcaataaatgatagtCGCATGGCAACTAAGACCACATCCATTCTAAAACCACCCACCAAAGCACCAGGTTTGATACCTTATATTACAAAGCCATCCACTCAACTTCCAGGAACTTACTGTCCTATTCCTTGTAACTGCAAAGTCCTATCCCCATCAGGACTTCTAATACATTGTCAAGAGCGCAACATTGAAAGCTTATCAGATCTGAGACCTCCTCCACAAAATCCTAGAAAGCTCATTCTAGCGGGGAATATTATTCATACTTTAATGAAGTCTGATCTAGTGGAGTATTTCACTTTGGAAATGCTTCACTTGGGAAACAATCGTATTGAAGTTCTTGAAGAAGGATCATTTATGAATCTGACAAGATTACAAAAGCTCTATCTAAATGGTAACCATCTGACCAAATTAAGTAAAGGCATGTTTCTTGGTCTCCATAATCTTGAATACTTATATCTTGAATACAATGCCATTAAGGAAATATTGCCAGGAACTTTTCATCCAATGCCTAAACTTAAAGTCCTCTATTTAAATAACAACCTCCTCCAAGTTTTACCACCACATATTTTTTCAGGGGTTCCTCTAACTAAGGtaaatctcaaaacaaaccaGTTTACCCATCTACCTGTAAGTAATATTTTGGATGATCTTGATTTACTAACCCAGATTGACCTTGAGGATAACCCCTGGGACTGCTCCTGTGACCTGGTTGGACTGCAGCAATGGATACAAAAGTTAGGCAAGAACACAGTGACAGATGACATCCTCTGCACTTCCCCTGGGCATCTCgacaaaaaagaactaaaagccCTCAATAGTGAACTTCTCTGTCCAGGTTTAGTAAATAACCCATCCATGCCAACTCAGACTAGTTACATTATTGTCACCACTCCTGCAACAACTAATACAGCCGATACCATTTTACGATCTCTTACAGACGCTGTGCCACTGTCTGTTCTAATACTGGGACTTCTGATTGTGTTCATCACTATCGTGTTCTGTGCTGCAGGGATAGTGGTTCTTGTTCTTCACCGCAGGAGaagatacaaaaagaaacaagtagATGAGCAAACGAGAGACAACAGCCCTGTGCATCTGCAGTACAGCATGTATGGCCATAAAACAACTCATCACACTACTGAAAGACCCTCTGCCTCACTCTACGAACAGCACATGGTGAGCCCCATGGTTCATGTCTATAGAAGTCCATCCTTTGGTGCAAAGCATTTGGacgaggaagaagagaggaatgagaaagaaagaagtgatgcAAAACATCTCCAAAGAAGTCTTTTAGAACGGGAAAATCATTCACCACTCACAGGGTCAAATATGAAATACAAAACCACGAACCAATCAACAGAATTTTTATCCTTCCAAGATGCCAGCTCATTGTatagaaacattttagaaaaagaaagggaacttCAGCAACTGGGAATCACAGAATACCTAAGGAAAAACATTGCTCAGCTCCAGCCTGATATGGAGGCACATTATCCTGGAGCCCAAGAAGAGTTGAAATTAATGGAAACATTAATGTACTCACGTCCCAGGAAGGTATTAGTGGAACAGACTAAAAATGAGTATTTTGAACTCAAAGCTAATTTACATGCTGAACCTGACTATTTAGAAGTCCTGGAGCAGCAAACATAG